Proteins encoded by one window of Salicibibacter halophilus:
- a CDS encoding enoyl-CoA hydratase/isomerase family protein — protein MGNPFILKEKQGSTQILRLNYPEAKNALIMDMRLELLQALEDAEQDDDIKCIILTGEGKGFSAGGDLAALKEVNPLEGRKRLQSSHPLMLKMLDIEKPIIAAVNGAAAGAGFSLTLLCDFILASEDAFFVQSFVNVGLIPDFAAMHFLPMLVGRQRSNELMFLGERVSAEDAHRIGIVNRVVSSEQLLSETIEIAEKLEKKATAAMGMTKKIMNEHLNKDLKNLLEMEAQGQDICFQTEDFKEGVQAFFEKRAPQFTGR, from the coding sequence ATGGGAAATCCGTTTATTCTGAAAGAGAAACAGGGAAGCACGCAAATACTGCGCTTAAACTATCCGGAAGCCAAAAATGCGCTGATTATGGATATGAGACTGGAATTATTGCAGGCATTAGAGGATGCAGAACAAGATGATGATATTAAATGTATTATTTTAACAGGTGAAGGTAAGGGATTTTCGGCAGGGGGAGACCTAGCCGCCCTTAAAGAAGTGAATCCCCTCGAAGGCAGGAAAAGACTGCAAAGCTCACACCCCCTCATGTTGAAGATGTTGGACATTGAAAAACCGATCATTGCAGCTGTGAATGGAGCTGCTGCCGGCGCGGGTTTCAGCTTGACGTTGCTTTGTGATTTTATCCTGGCATCCGAAGATGCATTTTTCGTACAAAGTTTTGTAAATGTCGGGTTAATTCCGGATTTCGCGGCCATGCATTTCCTCCCTATGTTAGTTGGCCGGCAAAGGTCAAATGAACTAATGTTTTTAGGTGAACGCGTTTCTGCCGAAGATGCCCATCGGATCGGCATTGTAAACCGAGTTGTTTCTTCGGAACAATTATTGTCAGAAACGATTGAAATAGCTGAAAAGTTAGAGAAGAAAGCCACAGCTGCTATGGGCATGACGAAAAAGATTATGAACGAACATTTGAATAAGGATTTGAAAAACTTACTGGAAATGGAAGCGCAAGGGCAAGATATATGCTTCCAGACCGAAGATTTTAAAGAAGGAGTCCAAGCTTTTTTTGAAAAAAGAGCACCGCAGTTCACGGGAAGATAA
- a CDS encoding IclR family transcriptional regulator, whose translation MSNQTDEKENGKRKYSVPAVDVSFRILTLLSRKKFSHSNLTEIANALTLQPTTCFRVLQQLREDAIVHYDKRTKQYSLGPYLVVLGERAKENSLDIAIILPYLEELSERTGLTSVLVNRIGNTRTTFVAKNEGEDFGLNVSVGRHFSIVDGAYGKCMLAYMGEEESNELLQEVQYTRSLSDNEMNRLKADFPVIRDHGYATNYGETINGVFGVAAPIFNIDDNVDMTINLFGMTAQYNEDELIPKGELLKETAERISAKIKGQGNNLMV comes from the coding sequence TTGTCAAACCAAACTGATGAAAAAGAAAACGGTAAAAGAAAATATAGTGTGCCTGCCGTTGATGTTTCGTTTAGAATTTTAACGCTCTTAAGTCGAAAGAAATTCAGCCATAGTAACTTAACTGAAATTGCAAACGCCCTGACATTACAACCGACCACCTGTTTTCGGGTATTGCAACAGCTTAGAGAGGACGCTATTGTTCATTACGATAAAAGAACAAAGCAGTATAGTCTCGGTCCTTATCTTGTCGTTTTGGGAGAAAGAGCCAAAGAAAATTCCTTAGATATTGCCATTATTCTTCCTTATCTTGAGGAGCTTTCCGAAAGAACCGGCTTAACGTCTGTGCTTGTCAACCGAATAGGAAATACCCGTACTACGTTTGTTGCTAAAAATGAAGGAGAAGATTTTGGGCTCAACGTTTCTGTGGGAAGACACTTTTCGATTGTGGATGGCGCATATGGGAAATGTATGCTCGCGTACATGGGAGAGGAAGAATCAAATGAGTTGCTTCAGGAAGTACAATATACCCGCTCATTATCCGATAACGAAATGAATCGTTTGAAAGCGGATTTCCCAGTGATTCGTGACCATGGATATGCGACCAATTACGGGGAAACCATCAACGGTGTTTTTGGGGTGGCAGCACCCATTTTCAATATAGATGACAATGTGGACATGACCATTAACTTGTTTGGAATGACGGCACAATATAATGAAGATGAACTGATCCCTAAAGGTGAATTACTAAAAGAAACAGCCGAGCGAATCAGCGCAAAAATTAAAGGTCAGGGGAATAATCTAATGGTTTGA
- a CDS encoding acyl-CoA dehydrogenase family protein yields the protein MIKNLQVPKLEAEVRGMHDAHGLNFFETDPNIEFLLRYYVSGDEYERAFPLLSKLGEVAGNEVDELAHEADRNPPELVSYNKKGERMNHVKYHPSYLRLEKIGYGEFGLAAMSHRPGVMDWPTPFSRVLKYSFWYLFAQAEFSLCCPMSMTDSAATILEKYASDEIKEKYLPRLTSTDMDELWTAGQFMTEKQGGSDVGANTVTAKQVGDHWEIWGDKWFCSNVSADIALVLARTEGAQLGSKGLAMFLVPKRLENGEHNDFRINRLKEKLGTKDMASGEVTFEGAVGYVVGSIENGFKQMMSMVNSSRLSNAVRSAGLMRRSYLESIVASRGRLTFGQQLSQLPLMQEGLFEMLLDTEAAASMIFYTAKVFDQSDSGDEDAKKSLRILTPLLKGYICKRVRYVTAEAMEIRGGNGYIEDWVNPRLVRDAHLGSIWEGTTNIVALDVLRAIRKEDAGSTLFHHLEQRLSGMGNAYTERAVKLILKRASVISGQMDHISREQTSTHDVAAKRFMEQMYHLIAASLLLEEAEHEVKINSNYRKLFLFLHYYHRYIKAADDHVVFDQSVSEWLDTVIDWEEIPADVVDGLLQALE from the coding sequence ATGATAAAAAATCTTCAAGTCCCAAAACTGGAAGCCGAAGTTCGTGGTATGCATGATGCACATGGACTCAATTTTTTTGAAACAGATCCAAATATAGAATTTTTACTTCGCTATTACGTATCAGGAGATGAATATGAACGAGCATTCCCGCTTTTGTCGAAATTGGGTGAAGTAGCGGGCAATGAAGTGGATGAATTGGCACATGAAGCGGATCGCAATCCCCCTGAATTGGTCTCTTATAATAAGAAAGGGGAACGAATGAACCATGTAAAGTATCACCCTTCATATCTTAGGTTGGAAAAAATCGGATATGGTGAATTTGGACTTGCCGCTATGTCTCATCGCCCGGGTGTGATGGATTGGCCGACACCTTTTTCAAGAGTTTTAAAATACTCATTTTGGTACTTATTTGCCCAAGCTGAATTTAGTCTTTGTTGTCCGATGAGTATGACAGACTCGGCGGCAACCATTCTGGAAAAGTATGCAAGTGATGAAATAAAAGAAAAATACTTACCTCGATTGACAAGTACCGATATGGATGAGCTTTGGACAGCCGGTCAATTTATGACCGAAAAACAGGGGGGCTCCGATGTAGGTGCCAACACAGTAACGGCAAAGCAAGTTGGCGATCACTGGGAGATATGGGGCGATAAGTGGTTTTGTTCCAACGTGTCCGCTGATATTGCATTAGTTCTCGCCCGTACCGAGGGAGCGCAACTGGGCTCAAAGGGGCTCGCGATGTTTTTGGTCCCAAAAAGATTGGAAAATGGGGAGCATAACGATTTCCGCATCAACCGATTAAAAGAAAAGCTTGGAACAAAAGACATGGCATCAGGAGAGGTCACCTTTGAAGGGGCCGTCGGATATGTCGTTGGCAGTATCGAAAATGGATTTAAACAGATGATGTCCATGGTTAATTCATCAAGGCTCTCGAATGCTGTTCGTTCAGCAGGGTTGATGAGACGCAGCTATTTAGAATCGATTGTGGCATCAAGAGGGAGACTGACTTTCGGACAACAACTCAGTCAATTACCTTTGATGCAGGAAGGTCTTTTCGAAATGCTTCTCGACACGGAAGCTGCCGCATCTATGATTTTTTATACAGCCAAAGTGTTTGATCAGTCAGATAGTGGTGATGAGGATGCAAAAAAATCACTGCGCATTCTAACACCTTTACTAAAAGGATATATTTGTAAACGTGTCCGCTATGTCACCGCAGAGGCCATGGAAATCCGGGGCGGGAACGGATATATTGAAGATTGGGTAAACCCGAGACTCGTGCGTGATGCCCATTTGGGTTCCATCTGGGAAGGAACGACAAACATTGTCGCTCTTGATGTTTTAAGGGCTATTCGCAAGGAAGATGCAGGCAGCACATTATTTCATCACCTTGAACAACGGCTTTCAGGGATGGGTAATGCTTATACCGAACGCGCAGTAAAGCTCATCTTGAAACGTGCCAGTGTTATTTCCGGGCAAATGGACCACATTTCGCGAGAACAAACAAGCACACATGATGTTGCGGCCAAGCGCTTTATGGAGCAAATGTATCATCTTATTGCTGCAAGTTTATTACTGGAAGAAGCGGAGCATGAAGTAAAAATTAATAGTAATTACCGTAAGCTGTTTTTGTTCCTTCATTATTATCATCGCTATATAAAGGCTGCGGATGATCATGTCGTGTTTGATCAGTCGGTTAGTGAATGGCTGGACACGGTCATCGATTGGGAGGAGATTCCCGCAGACGTTGTTGATGGGTTGTTACAGGCACTTGAGTAG
- a CDS encoding MFS transporter → MIIIPKWYYGWNIVGAAAIITLLTVGMRMGVGPFVLPIMEDLNFTRTTLSTIIAVGMIVYGIGMPIAGYLVEKYSTNMVLILGIIIVTISCVWTVLAQHPVNFFMAFGVFLSFGLAFTSPVALTPVISRWFTKLRGRALFYLSTGSMAGIAIMTPVFSFLIERFGWQATILLFAAAFLIIIVPTTIFIVRDDPPESYGQSTSSSNIPQDPRTALTWKKAIATPPFWLIAFGLFTCGFSMNLLGTHGVPMLQDHGFTPITASFAIGLIGIVAIPSTLFLGVLSDKVQRKHLLSLIYFVRGLGMVALVFVTVTWQLYLVAAIAGIVWAGSIALSSAILSDVYGVRLVGLLYGWTYFGHQIGAMLSSWLGGWGYETYGTHLVSFGVTGILLIAASIVILWLSSTLKQRQNYKPEEIMQSG, encoded by the coding sequence GTGATTATAATTCCAAAATGGTATTATGGGTGGAATATTGTCGGGGCGGCAGCCATTATCACGTTGTTGACAGTAGGGATGCGGATGGGCGTTGGCCCTTTCGTTCTGCCTATTATGGAAGATTTAAATTTCACCCGCACTACATTGTCAACAATCATCGCTGTAGGGATGATTGTTTATGGTATCGGTATGCCGATCGCGGGTTATCTGGTAGAAAAATATAGTACTAATATGGTGCTAATTTTAGGGATTATCATCGTCACTATTTCCTGTGTGTGGACCGTTTTGGCGCAACATCCGGTAAACTTCTTTATGGCATTCGGTGTTTTTTTATCGTTTGGGCTAGCTTTCACGAGCCCGGTTGCTCTTACACCTGTCATTAGTCGTTGGTTTACTAAGCTTCGAGGCAGGGCGTTATTTTACTTGTCAACGGGTTCCATGGCAGGTATAGCGATTATGACCCCGGTGTTTTCGTTTTTAATTGAACGGTTTGGATGGCAGGCAACCATCTTATTGTTTGCCGCTGCTTTTCTTATCATCATCGTTCCCACGACCATATTCATTGTTCGTGATGATCCACCGGAGAGTTATGGCCAATCTACGTCCTCATCAAATATTCCACAGGACCCCCGTACTGCACTGACTTGGAAAAAAGCGATAGCCACGCCCCCTTTTTGGCTCATTGCATTTGGCCTGTTTACATGCGGATTTAGCATGAATCTATTGGGAACCCATGGTGTGCCGATGTTACAGGATCATGGTTTTACCCCCATCACTGCTTCATTCGCGATAGGTTTAATCGGTATTGTTGCTATTCCGAGTACGCTATTTTTAGGCGTTCTTTCAGACAAGGTGCAACGTAAGCACCTTCTCTCCTTAATTTACTTCGTGAGAGGCTTAGGAATGGTCGCGCTGGTCTTCGTTACGGTCACTTGGCAGCTTTATTTGGTGGCCGCCATAGCGGGCATCGTTTGGGCAGGCAGTATTGCTCTTTCTTCCGCGATATTGTCGGATGTATATGGCGTGCGACTCGTCGGATTATTATATGGATGGACATACTTCGGTCACCAAATTGGAGCAATGTTAAGTTCCTGGCTCGGAGGATGGGGATATGAAACCTACGGCACACATCTGGTGTCTTTTGGAGTCACAGGTATTTTATTAATAGCCGCGAGTATTGTTATCTTATGGTTGAGCAGTACATTAAAGCAAAGGCAGAATTATAAGCCTGAGGAGATAATGCAGTCAGGGTGA